A window from Cryptomeria japonica chromosome 1, Sugi_1.0, whole genome shotgun sequence encodes these proteins:
- the LOC131042632 gene encoding alpha pinene synthase, chloroplastic-like, whose translation MALSSTFSSNLSLGLKSQLTQSQSQSQSQSHTFQLCCKTLPLMRRTKANMFNPIVNQAVTTTEVPQRRIGKHHPNLWADEFIQSLPNHPYQAPHYAERCGKLISEIKHRFNAAAGGENIVSKLLSLVDDIERLGIDRHFQEEIKEALELVYRNWNDCQRDLNTTALGFRILRLHRYSVSPGMLGPFRTATGQSFCSTAQTEEEKIKSILNLYRASYIAFPGEKILDEAQEFSTTYLREALQKTGISSNLLHEVSVNLRYDWYAFLPRLEARKYIEIYGENNSWARMEDNEKLLSLAKMDFNMIQSLHQQELKAFSRWWRESGLPNVDFARHRHVEFFFMACAICEDEKYSEFRSSLAKSCVLATYLDDTYDTYGTVDELKLLTEAIKKWDPTSIDQLPDYMKIIYMVLYNGVNEMDREAQKFQGRETLSHAKDAWETYIDAMLQEAMWNATKHIPTLAEHIENGQVSSGKRPTTLQAILTIDGIVSENIFHKIDYPSRFDYLGGFSLRVRGDIKSFKGEVARGETNSSIVSYMKDNPGSTEEDALNYLQNLLDERHKELNWELLKIDGVPTCTKDYSYDVARGYLHFYNERDGFSFAYQDIQDHVNQILIEPVTM comes from the exons ATGGCTCTTTCCTCTACTTTTTCTTCCAATTTGAGCTTGGGACTCAAATCTCAGCTTACCCAATCTCAATCCCAATCCCAGTCTCAGTCCCACACTTTTCAGCTTTGCTGTAAAACACTGCCATTAATGCGCAGAACAAAGGCTAACATGTTTAACCCTATCGTTAATCAGGCCGTAACTACAACTGAAGTCCCACAGCGGCGCATTGGAAAACATCATCCCAATTTGTGGGCCGACGAGTTTATACAGTCTCTTCCAAACCATCCTTATCAG GCTCCTCACTATGCTGAGCGTTGTGGGAAACTTATTAGCGAGATAAAACACAGATTCAACGCAGCTGCTGGTGGTGAGAACATTGTTTCCAAACTTCTTTCCCTGGTCGATGATATCGAACGCCTTGGAATAGATCGACATTTTCAAGAGGAAATAAAAGAAGCCCTTGAATTGGTTTACAG GAATTGGAATGACTGCCAAAGAGATCTAAACACCACGGCCTTGGGCTTCCGGATTCTAAGGCTCCATAGATACTCTGTTTCTCCAg GAATGTTGGGACCCTTTAGAACAGCAACTGGGCAGTCCTTTTGCTCCACCGCCCAGACAGAGGAGGAGAAAATTAAAAGTATTCTAAATTTGTACCGAGCTTCATATATTGCATTTCCAGGGGAAAAAATTTTGGATGAGGCCCAGGAATTCTCTACAACATATTTAAGGGAAGCTCTGCAGAAGACAGGGATCAGCTCCAACCTTTTACATGAG GTATCAGTCAATCTGAGGTATGATTGGTACGCATTTCTGCCCAGATTGGAAGCAAGGAAATATATTGAAATCTATGGGGAAAACAATTCATGGGCAAG GATGGAGGATAATGAGAAGCTTTTATCGTTAGCGAAAATGGATTTCAACATGATCCAGTCATTGCATCAGCAAGAGCTTAAAGCTTTTTCTAG ATGGTGGAGGGAGTCTGGTTTGCCTAATGTAGATTTTGCTCGCCATCGTCACGTAGAATTTTTCTTTATGGCATGTGCGATTTGTGAGGATGAGAAGTATTCTGAATTCAGATCGAGCCTTGCAAAGTCTTGTGTACTTGCAACATATTTAGATGACACATATGACACATATGGAACAGTTGATGAATTGAAACTCCTCACAGAAGCAATTAAGAA GTGGGATCCAACTTCTATAGACCAACTCCCTGATTATATGAAAATTATATACATGGTATTGTATAATGGAGTCAATGAAATGGATCGAGAAGCCCAAAAGTTTCAAGGCCGAGAGACTCTCTCCCATGCTAAAGATGCT TGGGAAACGTATATAGATGCTATGCTACAAGAAGCTATGTGGAATGCTACAAAACACATACCGACTTTGGCAGAGCACATAGAAAACGGACAAGTTAGTTCAGGAAAACGTCCAACAACATTGCAAGCTATATTAACAATAGATGGGATTGTTTCAGAAAATATCTTTCATAAAATTGATTATCCATCAAGGTTTGATTATCTTGGAGGCTTTAGTCTTCGAGTAAGAGGTGACATCAAATCCTTTAAG GGTGAGGTTGCTCGAGGAGAAACAAATTCATCCATAGTGTCCTATATGAAAGATAATCCAGGATCCACTGAAGAAGATGCCTTGAATTATCTTCAGAATTTATTGGATGAAAGACATAAAGAATTAAATTGGGAGCTTCTAAAAATTGATGGCGTTCCAACTTGTACCAAGGATTATTCTTATGATGTTGCAAGGGGATACCTACACTTCTATAATGAGAGAGATGGTTTTAGTTTTGCATATCAAGATATACAAGATCATGTAAATCAAATCCTCATTGAACCTGTAACTATGTAA